The Microcystis panniformis FACHB-1757 region CAATTTGTTGGGGAATTGCCGAGAAATCTAGTTATTTAGTGCTAGAGTGGTTAGAATTCGGCGGTGGCAATAGCCAAAGCTGGGAAAAAATGGGGCAAAATTTAGCTCGTTTACATCAAGTTTCCCTGTCCGATCGCTTTGGTTGGCAGTGTAATAATACCATTGGTTCTACTCCCCAGATCAATACCGTTAGTAACAATTGGGCGGATTTTTTCGCTCATCAGCGTATTGGCTATCAATTAAGACTTGCGAAGGAGCGCGGCGGCAATTTTCCCGACGAGGATCAAGTTATTCCCGCTATTAGCGAGATTTTGAGTCAGCATCAACCCCATCCCTCCCTCGTCCACGGTGATTTGTGGTCGGGAAATGCGGCAATTACCGTCGATGGGGAACCGGTAATTTTAGACCCTGCCACCTATTGGGGAGACCGGG contains the following coding sequences:
- a CDS encoding fructosamine kinase family protein, translating into MWTQIARHITQTTEKPFEIEKSHPVSGGCINQGYAVSGNGLIYFVKINQANQEAMFAAEALGLKQIHATKTIRVPEPICWGIAEKSSYLVLEWLEFGGGNSQSWEKMGQNLARLHQVSLSDRFGWQCNNTIGSTPQINTVSNNWADFFAHQRIGYQLRLAKERGGNFPDEDQVIPAISEILSQHQPHPSLVHGDLWSGNAAITVDGEPVILDPATYWGDREVDLAMTELFGGFPAAFYRGYNDVFPLDAGYQKRKTLYNLYHILNHFNLFGGGYASQANRMLQEIL